The following is a genomic window from Solidesulfovibrio fructosivorans JJ].
CCCGCATTCCGGCCTCGCGCCATACGACCTCGGGCATCGAGGCGCTGGCGCTTTTGCGCCGGGGTGGCTTCGACCTGGTCATTTGCGACGCCACCCTGGCCGACATGGACGGCCGCGATTTCGTGGCGGCGCTGCGGGCCGACGCGGCCCTGGCCGGACTCCCGGTCATCCTGACCATGCTCGACGGCCGGCGCGACGAAGTGCTGGCGGCGGTGCAGCTCGGCGTGGCCGGCATCTGCCTGCGCCCCTACTCCCAGGACACCTTCGACAAGCACCTGCTCATGGCCGGCCACATGGCCCGGTTCGCCGCCTCGGAAAAGGCCGCCCTGCTCCGGGCCGCCCACAGGGAAGCCGCCGGCGAAACGGATCAGGCCGCCCAGGACTTCGCCGCCGTGGCCGAAACCCCGGACGCCGCCCCGAAATATTTCGAGCAGGGCATGCTGGCCCTGGCCGGACGCGACTACGAACGGGCCATCATGGCCTTCCACAAGGCGCTGTCCATAAATGAATTTTTCGTCGAGGCCTACCTTGGCCTGGCCCGCGTCTGGCAGGCCAAGGGCAGCGCCAGGCGCTTTCGCCAGTTCATGAAGCAGGCGGCCTCGGCCTGCGCAAGGACGAAGCGTTTTCTCGAACTGCGCGACCAGTTCATCGACGCGCTCAAGAACGACGAAGCCGGGTTCAACCCGTTTCTGGCGCTGGGCAACGAACTGCTGCGCGACCGGCACTATACCGCCGCGGTGGCGCTTTTCCGCCATGCCCTGGAGCTGGCCCCCAAAAACGCCGACGCCTATCTCGGCCTGTCCAAGGCCTACCATTTCTTGCGCCGCCCCGATCTGGCCGAACGCGCCATAGGCAAAAGTGTGGCCCTAAACGGCCGCAACGAGGAAGCCCGGACCATCCAAAAGCGCCTGTCCGGCCAGCACGGCGACGGCGCT
Proteins encoded in this region:
- a CDS encoding response regulator, with amino-acid sequence MTVPHPPLTIFKTALIVTDNEGHAKIDRDFLKRARIPASRHTTSGIEALALLRRGGFDLVICDATLADMDGRDFVAALRADAALAGLPVILTMLDGRRDEVLAAVQLGVAGICLRPYSQDTFDKHLLMAGHMARFAASEKAALLRAAHREAAGETDQAAQDFAAVAETPDAAPKYFEQGMLALAGRDYERAIMAFHKALSINEFFVEAYLGLARVWQAKGSARRFRQFMKQAASACARTKRFLELRDQFIDALKNDEAGFNPFLALGNELLRDRHYTAAVALFRHALELAPKNADAYLGLSKAYHFLRRPDLAERAIGKSVALNGRNEEARTIQKRLSGQHGDGAPPLLTPQAETPDPSCYPLLLRGVLYLAGMAADALVRSKRHARAA